In Sphingomonas sp. LR60, the following are encoded in one genomic region:
- a CDS encoding glutathione S-transferase N-terminal domain-containing protein, with protein sequence MKLYFAPGACSLSDHIALHEAGLAFEHEKVDLKARKTEHGEDFLTINPKGYVPALTLDSGETITENVAILDWIAHQDGALKPAGAMGHTHLLEALAYISTEIHKAFKPFFAGASDDEKAKARETIVKRMTWLAETMKGDYLFGDTVSAADCYLFVMLLWAEKTESRHRPTLSLSEIE encoded by the coding sequence ATGAAGCTCTATTTCGCACCCGGCGCCTGCAGCCTTTCTGACCATATCGCGCTCCATGAAGCCGGTCTCGCATTCGAGCATGAAAAGGTCGATCTGAAGGCCAGGAAGACCGAACACGGTGAGGATTTCCTGACCATCAATCCCAAAGGTTATGTGCCCGCGCTGACACTGGACAGCGGCGAAACGATCACCGAAAATGTCGCCATCCTCGACTGGATTGCCCATCAGGACGGTGCGCTTAAACCCGCCGGCGCAATGGGGCACACCCACTTGCTCGAAGCACTCGCCTACATCTCGACCGAGATTCACAAGGCGTTCAAGCCGTTCTTCGCGGGTGCTAGCGACGATGAGAAAGCGAAGGCCCGTGAGACCATCGTCAAGCGGATGACGTGGCTAGCCGAGACGATGAAGGGTGATTACCTGTTCGGCGACACCGTGAGCGCTGCCGACTGCTACCTGTTCGTTATGCTGTTGTGGGCAGAAAAAACGGAGTCGAGGCACCGGCCAACCTTGTCGCTCTCCGAGATCGAATGA
- a CDS encoding integrase: MAKTLVEHRIAGRADRKRLDPSSTPYWRSVDPDVHLGYRKGARGGTWLVRWRIGTGYRQARLGTADDELHEGTMSFDAAIREARSFVERARASERAAARGAPTTVGSAAGAYIAKRDARHKARSGNAVRSDANHRLTKYVVGKAASGRRAEIDRNPLADVELHALKESQLRKWLNELPSTLKEATKRRLINDLRAALNEAYTTDRDRLPPALPEILKNGLRLDVVDFDRDPIARENQILNDAQISRIVVVAREVDVEQGWEGDLYHLILVLAATGSRFSQIARVRVGDFLPDEARLMVPFSYKGKRERGGETPVPLGTDVVRAIKAVAAGRAASEPLLQRWRSKQAPGGIRWVKESRGPWQLPTEIVRAWGLIRTRVGLPDIVPYSLRHSSIVRGIRANLPIRLVAELHDTSVAMIERHYGRYIASGFHELAARAVVQIVHDR; the protein is encoded by the coding sequence GTGGCGAAGACCCTGGTGGAGCATCGGATCGCGGGAAGAGCGGACCGCAAGCGGCTCGACCCAAGCTCGACGCCTTATTGGCGCAGCGTCGATCCAGATGTGCACCTCGGCTATAGGAAGGGCGCTAGGGGAGGGACTTGGCTCGTTCGGTGGCGCATAGGAACGGGATACCGCCAGGCTCGCCTTGGAACCGCCGATGACGAGCTGCACGAAGGCACGATGAGCTTTGACGCAGCAATTCGAGAGGCCCGTTCATTTGTCGAGCGCGCCCGCGCATCGGAACGGGCCGCTGCTCGAGGCGCTCCGACTACCGTAGGTTCAGCCGCCGGCGCCTACATCGCGAAACGTGATGCACGTCACAAAGCGCGTTCGGGGAATGCTGTGCGATCCGATGCAAATCACCGGCTAACGAAGTATGTCGTCGGCAAAGCGGCATCCGGTCGCCGCGCCGAAATCGATCGTAACCCCCTGGCCGATGTCGAGTTGCACGCGCTGAAAGAATCGCAGCTGAGGAAATGGCTTAACGAGCTGCCAAGTACGCTGAAGGAGGCAACGAAACGGCGACTTATTAACGATCTGCGCGCAGCCTTGAACGAAGCTTACACTACCGACCGGGACCGCCTGCCGCCCGCTCTACCCGAAATCTTGAAAAACGGCCTTCGGCTAGACGTGGTCGATTTCGACCGAGACCCGATCGCTCGCGAGAACCAAATCCTCAATGACGCTCAGATCTCACGGATCGTCGTGGTTGCCCGTGAGGTGGATGTCGAACAGGGCTGGGAAGGGGATCTGTACCATCTAATTCTGGTGCTTGCCGCCACGGGATCAAGATTCTCGCAAATAGCGCGTGTTCGCGTTGGGGACTTTTTGCCCGATGAGGCGCGTCTCATGGTGCCGTTCAGTTATAAAGGTAAGCGCGAGCGTGGCGGTGAAACGCCGGTCCCGTTGGGCACCGACGTTGTGCGGGCGATCAAGGCCGTCGCGGCGGGCCGAGCAGCTTCCGAACCATTGTTGCAGCGATGGCGGAGCAAGCAAGCTCCAGGCGGCATCCGTTGGGTCAAGGAGAGTAGAGGTCCCTGGCAGCTACCGACAGAAATCGTTCGTGCGTGGGGGCTGATACGCACAAGAGTGGGGCTGCCTGACATCGTTCCTTACTCGCTCCGGCACTCGAGCATCGTAAGGGGCATTCGCGCCAACTTGCCGATCCGCCTAGTCGCCGAACTGCACGATACCTCAGTGGCTATGATCGAGCGTCACTATGGACGCTATATAGCAAGCGGCTTTCACGAACTCGCGGCGAGAGCAGTTGTCCAGATTGTCCATGATCGTTGA
- a CDS encoding transglutaminase-like domain-containing protein produces the protein MRKAFVPRVHALPPGRGVLPIHLGVASSRERQRRGSNVAQPKANTILQCMDNLEDLGLVDDDDIVLDEAALTLALQDHAEIDVGPYEDVLSDIASRLDGVGVGAADASERAACLAQVLAAEFGFSGDAKTYDNPDNADLIRVIDRLRGLPISLSILYVAAARRIGWTAEILNLPGHVLVMVGDEAKPVIIDPFRGGAQVDAGEIIALLAPAKSGVTAAVRHVSAMKNRAILVRLLLNQATRAERAGDRRRALMLYRRMTSIAPEYSHPWWERARLELVDNDIAAARASLIAMLEITREPTLRERVTGILDALATA, from the coding sequence ATGCGCAAGGCTTTTGTGCCGCGTGTCCATGCGCTTCCGCCGGGGCGGGGCGTCTTGCCCATTCATCTGGGCGTTGCGAGCTCGAGGGAGCGCCAGAGGAGGGGCTCCAACGTTGCACAACCCAAAGCGAACACCATTTTGCAATGCATGGATAATCTTGAAGACTTGGGTCTGGTGGATGATGACGACATCGTCCTGGATGAGGCTGCGCTGACGCTGGCGCTCCAAGATCACGCTGAGATCGACGTTGGCCCTTATGAGGACGTGCTTTCTGACATCGCTTCGCGTCTCGACGGGGTCGGCGTTGGTGCTGCCGATGCCTCCGAGCGCGCGGCCTGCCTCGCGCAGGTGCTTGCCGCGGAATTTGGCTTCTCAGGTGACGCGAAGACGTACGACAATCCTGACAATGCCGACCTGATCCGCGTTATCGACCGTCTGCGCGGTCTGCCGATCAGCTTGTCGATCCTGTACGTTGCCGCTGCTCGCCGCATCGGCTGGACTGCCGAGATCCTCAATCTGCCAGGACATGTGCTCGTCATGGTCGGCGATGAGGCCAAGCCCGTGATCATCGATCCATTTCGCGGAGGCGCACAGGTTGATGCAGGCGAGATCATCGCCCTATTGGCCCCGGCGAAGAGCGGCGTCACGGCCGCGGTGCGGCACGTATCTGCAATGAAGAACCGTGCGATCCTCGTTCGGCTGCTGCTTAACCAGGCAACCCGCGCAGAGCGAGCTGGCGACCGCCGGCGGGCACTGATGCTCTACCGTAGGATGACCTCGATCGCGCCAGAATATTCCCATCCTTGGTGGGAGCGCGCCCGGCTGGAACTCGTCGACAACGACATAGCGGCTGCCCGCGCCAGCCTAATCGCAATGCTTGAGATCACGCGCGAGCCAACTTTACGAGAGCGGGTCACCGGCATATTAGATGCTCTTGCCACAGCATAG
- a CDS encoding alpha/beta hydrolase — protein sequence MRQRRIRAGLASLFGSFAAACSPLSTFDRLVPKDRGSSLVAEGLAYGPGPRQRLDVYAPRSSCGQPRPVVVFFYGGSWSSGTRAGYAFVGRALAAQGFVTVVPDYRLVPEVHYPAFVEDGAAAVRWVTANAGKYCGDGRSVVLMGHSAGAYIAAMLSVDPRWLGRTRAAIKGLVGLAGPYDFAPFDVDASRAAFGQVSDPAETQPVTWAGPGDPPALLLYGTGDTVVRPRNSEALTARLRAGGVAVEQRAYPKLGHVGILLALARPFRGRAPVLNDVSSFIRSNAKSNGVVLP from the coding sequence ATGAGGCAACGCCGCATACGCGCAGGGCTCGCGTCCTTATTCGGGTCGTTCGCTGCCGCTTGTTCGCCGCTCAGCACCTTCGACAGGCTGGTGCCGAAGGATCGCGGCAGCTCTCTTGTCGCCGAGGGGCTGGCATATGGTCCAGGTCCTCGCCAGCGATTGGACGTCTACGCACCCCGGAGCAGCTGCGGACAACCACGACCGGTCGTGGTCTTCTTCTATGGCGGCAGCTGGAGCAGTGGCACGCGCGCCGGATATGCGTTTGTCGGCCGCGCACTTGCCGCGCAGGGCTTCGTCACCGTTGTTCCTGATTACCGACTAGTGCCAGAAGTCCATTATCCAGCCTTCGTAGAGGACGGTGCCGCAGCCGTACGCTGGGTGACTGCGAACGCCGGAAAGTACTGCGGCGATGGCAGGTCTGTCGTGCTGATGGGGCATTCGGCAGGTGCCTATATCGCCGCGATGCTGTCGGTCGACCCTCGCTGGCTGGGGCGGACGCGGGCGGCGATCAAGGGGCTTGTCGGTCTTGCCGGCCCCTACGACTTCGCACCCTTTGATGTGGACGCCAGCCGTGCCGCCTTCGGCCAGGTGTCCGATCCCGCGGAAACCCAGCCCGTGACGTGGGCCGGCCCCGGTGATCCGCCTGCGCTCCTGCTGTACGGCACGGGTGATACCGTTGTACGCCCCCGAAATAGCGAGGCGCTGACCGCGAGGCTGCGCGCGGGCGGCGTGGCTGTGGAGCAACGTGCATACCCCAAGCTGGGCCATGTCGGCATTCTGCTCGCACTCGCCCGGCCTTTCCGCGGGCGGGCGCCGGTTTTAAACGATGTCTCTTCGTTCATCCGTTCAAATGCGAAATCAAACGGGGTCGTCCTTCCGTAA
- a CDS encoding methyl-accepting chemotaxis protein yields the protein MLKWFKEIAPIRLKFKVLLFVYGSLAGALAAIASYAALHSSATQSTPVIGAALVLFALVIVVTLTAAHLICTPYVNTVLRMEALAAGDLDSPVAYTRHRDCVGRMTTAMESFRESSLAAAECNSQRAMALAMGAGLTEIANGNLSHRITAELSGPFAKLKEDFNAAAAALSDALGVVNSSASGIASGAHDIHQAADDLSRRTEQQAASLEQAAAAMHQITTTVQDTALSAARANDAVTQAREDAGQSGEVVLRAVEAMNGIERSSVEISEIIAVIDGIAFQTNLLALNAGVEAARAGDAGKGFAVVASEVRALAQRSADAAKDVKAKITSSGQQVDVGVRLVAEAGASLDRISQRDRQHQRSCLGDSICGGSAGDRSATGESGCR from the coding sequence ATGCTGAAGTGGTTCAAAGAGATCGCTCCGATCCGCCTCAAATTCAAGGTTCTGCTCTTTGTGTATGGAAGCTTGGCAGGGGCACTTGCAGCGATAGCCAGCTACGCCGCGCTTCATTCCTCAGCTACTCAGTCCACCCCGGTCATTGGAGCCGCGCTGGTGCTGTTTGCGCTGGTTATCGTGGTCACGTTAACTGCGGCTCACTTGATTTGCACGCCGTACGTAAACACTGTTTTGCGAATGGAAGCTCTTGCAGCGGGCGATCTGGACAGCCCGGTTGCGTATACGCGACACCGCGACTGCGTCGGTCGGATGACGACGGCGATGGAGAGCTTTCGTGAAAGCTCATTGGCGGCTGCCGAGTGCAATTCCCAACGTGCTATGGCACTGGCGATGGGCGCAGGCCTGACCGAGATCGCGAACGGAAACCTGTCTCACCGTATCACCGCGGAACTAAGCGGTCCTTTTGCCAAGCTCAAAGAGGACTTCAACGCGGCGGCCGCTGCCCTCTCCGACGCGCTCGGCGTTGTAAACTCCAGTGCGTCTGGCATTGCGAGCGGCGCCCATGACATCCATCAGGCCGCTGACGATCTCTCACGCCGGACAGAGCAGCAAGCGGCGTCGCTCGAGCAGGCTGCTGCAGCCATGCACCAAATCACCACAACGGTTCAGGATACTGCTTTAAGCGCTGCCCGCGCGAACGATGCAGTCACGCAGGCACGTGAGGACGCAGGGCAATCCGGTGAGGTCGTGCTGCGTGCAGTCGAAGCGATGAATGGTATCGAGCGGTCATCGGTCGAGATCAGCGAGATCATCGCGGTGATCGACGGAATTGCGTTTCAGACGAACCTTCTTGCGCTCAACGCGGGTGTCGAAGCCGCGCGAGCCGGCGACGCTGGGAAGGGCTTCGCTGTCGTGGCAAGTGAGGTTCGCGCACTGGCGCAACGCTCTGCCGATGCCGCTAAGGACGTTAAGGCAAAGATCACTTCTTCTGGCCAGCAGGTTGATGTCGGGGTCAGGCTGGTGGCTGAAGCGGGCGCGTCATTGGATCGCATATCCCAGCGAGATCGGCAACATCAGCGGTCTTGTCTCGGGGATAGCATCTGCGGCGGATCAGCAGGCGACCGGTCTGCAACAGGTGAATCAGGCTGTCGCTGA
- a CDS encoding alpha/beta fold hydrolase, whose product MCSELTSIVDTTTFDALVKDLANGPEQKGPAADPTTRIVIGWGRQDRLCLPRQAARASAAFPSANLHWFDHSGHFPMWDMPREAASVILQATQ is encoded by the coding sequence GTGTGCTCCGAGCTTACCAGTATCGTCGATACGACGACATTTGATGCGCTGGTCAAAGACCTCGCCAATGGCCCCGAGCAGAAGGGACCTGCCGCCGATCCGACCACGCGCATCGTTATCGGTTGGGGCAGGCAGGATCGCCTATGCCTGCCCCGTCAGGCGGCGCGCGCCAGCGCGGCTTTTCCGTCGGCGAACTTGCACTGGTTCGACCACAGCGGCCATTTTCCGATGTGGGACATGCCACGCGAAGCTGCTTCAGTTATCCTACAGGCTACGCAGTGA
- a CDS encoding DUF6538 domain-containing protein, translating into MATPFKDPRAGIFYFRRVAPAAFRPVFDGASSQYKRTLDTRDPDEARQRYHPHAVIYEQTLAAARRALANRQLRSARVMVDDFLDGPSDEQLRGVAQKLAALELGAFEYANGLTDHAPGARYDFGGCFRPASTRCALRVPGIGVA; encoded by the coding sequence ATGGCCACTCCTTTCAAAGATCCTCGCGCCGGCATTTTCTACTTCCGACGGGTCGCCCCCGCCGCGTTCCGCCCGGTCTTCGATGGCGCGTCGAGCCAGTATAAGCGCACCCTTGATACCCGCGACCCCGACGAAGCCCGCCAGCGCTACCACCCACATGCCGTGATCTATGAGCAGACGCTTGCCGCGGCTCGTCGCGCCTTGGCCAACCGGCAACTCCGCTCGGCACGTGTGATGGTCGACGATTTTCTCGACGGACCATCGGACGAGCAACTCCGCGGCGTGGCGCAAAAGCTTGCCGCGCTCGAGCTCGGGGCATTCGAATATGCCAATGGCCTGACCGACCATGCGCCGGGTGCCCGCTACGACTTCGGCGGCTGCTTTCGACCGGCTTCCACTCGATGCGCCCTGCGCGTTCCAGGCATCGGCGTTGCGTAG
- a CDS encoding TOBE domain-containing protein translates to MKISARNQISGTIVSITPGAVNGSIKVDIGGGNVVAANITEEAIADLGLAEGEAVTVIIKASDVVIGK, encoded by the coding sequence ATGAAGATCAGCGCGCGTAATCAGATTTCCGGCACTATCGTCTCGATCACGCCCGGCGCAGTGAATGGTTCGATCAAGGTCGACATCGGTGGTGGGAACGTCGTGGCTGCCAACATCACCGAAGAGGCGATTGCCGACCTTGGTCTGGCGGAAGGCGAGGCGGTCACCGTCATTATCAAGGCCAGCGATGTGGTGATCGGCAAGTAA
- a CDS encoding glutathione S-transferase: MADPVLYSFRRCPYAMRARLALAVSGVRYELREVRLADKPDEMLTISQKGTVPVLQTTDGAVIDESLSIMRWALDLRDPENWLARDDGVLIARNDGMFKHHLDRYKYPDRYGSDPAAHRDCCLPFLEELDGRIGDAGHICGTKAGLVDAAIMPFVRQFAAVDRNWFQARPFPRLTAWLGDHLASGLFETIMHRLPLGLGAKSALFCRVRCMPICRSTPVAQRLNNHDQASGFGERKSCTRCPGISHIA, translated from the coding sequence ATGGCCGACCCAGTCCTCTATAGCTTCCGCCGCTGCCCCTACGCAATGCGGGCGCGATTGGCGCTGGCCGTCAGTGGCGTGCGGTATGAACTCCGCGAGGTCCGGCTCGCCGACAAACCCGACGAGATGCTCACGATCTCGCAAAAGGGCACCGTGCCGGTGCTGCAGACGACCGATGGCGCGGTAATCGACGAAAGCCTCTCCATCATGCGTTGGGCGCTGGACCTGCGGGACCCCGAAAACTGGTTGGCGCGAGACGATGGCGTTCTGATCGCCCGCAACGACGGCATGTTCAAGCACCACCTCGACCGGTATAAATATCCCGACCGGTATGGCTCCGACCCTGCAGCGCATCGCGACTGCTGCCTGCCGTTTCTGGAAGAACTCGACGGTCGGATAGGAGATGCTGGCCACATTTGTGGCACGAAAGCAGGCCTGGTCGATGCTGCGATCATGCCATTCGTCAGGCAGTTCGCCGCAGTCGATCGTAACTGGTTTCAGGCGCGGCCCTTTCCGCGGCTGACGGCGTGGCTAGGAGACCACTTAGCCTCGGGTTTGTTCGAAACCATCATGCATAGGCTCCCCCTTGGTCTCGGGGCCAAAAGCGCGTTGTTTTGCAGGGTACGCTGTATGCCTATCTGCAGGAGTACCCCAGTAGCCCAACGGCTGAACAACCATGACCAAGCGTCCGGGTTCGGAGAGCGCAAGTCATGCACTAGGTGTCCGGGAATAAGTCACATAGCATGA
- a CDS encoding NAD(P)-dependent alcohol dehydrogenase: MIIAPGYAAKHSFSRLKPIEIERDPPKANEVQVDVLYCGVCHSDVHQCENDWGNTVYPCMPGHEVVGRVSAKGASVTKHEVGDLVGVGCMIDSCHECGPYKAGVEQYCEGPNSWLAAYNGPMKPAAQAKTGTNMYGRDNTFSGYSDVLVVRENFVLKIPASIPVEAAAPILCAGVTTYSPMKHWGVKAGGKVGVVGFGGLGDMAVKIAVAMGADVTVFTTTMEKVAEAEKLGAKGVVGGDKGALEALEGQFDFIFSTIPEKHKVDPFIPLLKHDAAYVSVGALAPMPGWNHMPVIMGRKSIAGSLIGSIAETQEVLDFCAEHGIAPDVQVIPIQEINEAYKKVKSGDVRFRYVIDSASLAQEKEDACR; encoded by the coding sequence ATGATCATTGCTCCCGGTTACGCCGCCAAGCATAGTTTCTCGCGTCTGAAGCCAATCGAGATCGAACGTGATCCACCCAAGGCCAACGAGGTGCAGGTCGACGTCCTGTATTGCGGGGTCTGCCATTCCGACGTCCACCAGTGCGAGAATGATTGGGGCAACACCGTCTATCCGTGCATGCCAGGCCACGAGGTTGTGGGGCGGGTTTCGGCCAAGGGTGCGAGCGTCACCAAGCATGAGGTGGGCGATCTGGTCGGCGTCGGCTGCATGATCGACAGCTGCCATGAGTGCGGTCCGTACAAGGCAGGTGTCGAGCAATATTGCGAAGGACCGAACAGCTGGCTAGCGGCCTATAACGGCCCGATGAAGCCCGCTGCGCAGGCGAAGACGGGCACGAACATGTATGGCCGGGACAATACGTTCAGCGGCTACTCGGACGTCCTCGTCGTGCGGGAAAATTTCGTGCTGAAGATCCCGGCATCAATTCCGGTTGAGGCGGCAGCCCCGATCCTATGCGCGGGCGTCACGACCTATTCGCCAATGAAGCACTGGGGCGTAAAGGCGGGCGGCAAGGTCGGCGTTGTCGGCTTCGGCGGTCTTGGCGACATGGCGGTCAAGATCGCGGTTGCGATGGGAGCCGATGTAACGGTCTTCACGACGACCATGGAGAAGGTTGCGGAGGCAGAGAAGCTGGGTGCCAAGGGCGTCGTCGGAGGCGACAAGGGAGCCTTGGAAGCGCTTGAAGGTCAGTTTGATTTCATTTTCTCGACCATCCCCGAAAAGCACAAGGTCGACCCGTTCATTCCGCTGCTCAAGCACGATGCTGCCTATGTCTCGGTCGGCGCCCTGGCTCCCATGCCAGGCTGGAACCACATGCCGGTCATTATGGGGCGCAAGTCAATCGCAGGTTCGCTGATCGGCTCAATCGCGGAGACGCAAGAGGTTCTCGATTTCTGCGCCGAACATGGCATCGCGCCCGACGTACAGGTGATCCCGATCCAAGAGATCAACGAGGCGTACAAGAAGGTGAAGTCAGGCGACGTCCGTTTCCGCTACGTCATCGACAGCGCCAGCCTCGCGCAGGAAAAGGAAGACGCATGCCGCTGA
- a CDS encoding AAA family ATPase: MTKATHFVALLQSHIDGDDEQFLSVAMQAAANEARLGHGKVAQQLREMVDDARARGKTKARAHAVPLVQPRGELASLVAAKYVDTRLSSMVLPVELRDRLQRVILEQRQVHRLRQHGLQPRRKLLLIGPPGAGKTMTAAAIAGELKLPLFSVLLDGLLTKFMGETASKLRTVFSAMTETRGVYFFDEFDAIGARRGERNDVGEIRRVLNSFLQFLEEDDSEGLIVAATNHPELLDPALFRRFDDVIEYTLPDAQVARAILEARLSAFDTASVSWEDATEGVDGLSQADLSRVADEAAKRTLLAGRDGVETADLFAAIAERKAAARR; this comes from the coding sequence GTGACAAAGGCGACTCATTTCGTCGCGCTGCTGCAGAGTCACATCGATGGCGATGACGAGCAGTTTCTCAGTGTCGCGATGCAGGCGGCCGCTAATGAAGCGCGCCTTGGCCATGGCAAGGTCGCTCAGCAGCTGCGCGAGATGGTGGATGATGCCCGAGCACGGGGCAAGACAAAAGCGCGGGCGCATGCCGTTCCCCTTGTTCAGCCTCGTGGCGAGTTGGCGAGTCTGGTCGCTGCCAAATATGTCGATACGCGGCTATCGAGTATGGTCCTCCCAGTTGAGTTGCGAGATCGTCTTCAAAGGGTAATCCTCGAGCAGCGGCAGGTGCATCGCTTGCGCCAGCATGGTTTGCAGCCGCGCCGCAAGCTTCTGCTCATAGGCCCGCCTGGAGCAGGTAAGACGATGACCGCGGCAGCCATCGCCGGCGAGCTTAAGCTTCCATTGTTTTCGGTCCTCTTGGACGGGCTGCTAACAAAGTTCATGGGCGAGACAGCCTCGAAGCTTCGCACGGTCTTTTCAGCGATGACCGAGACTAGGGGCGTTTATTTCTTTGACGAGTTCGATGCGATTGGAGCACGCCGTGGCGAACGCAACGATGTAGGAGAAATCCGGCGCGTTCTAAACTCCTTTCTGCAGTTCTTGGAAGAGGATGACAGCGAAGGATTGATCGTTGCTGCGACCAACCATCCCGAGCTCTTGGACCCAGCGCTCTTCCGGCGCTTCGACGACGTGATTGAATACACCCTGCCAGACGCGCAGGTAGCTCGGGCGATCCTTGAAGCTCGGCTATCGGCCTTCGACACGGCTTCCGTGTCTTGGGAAGACGCAACCGAAGGGGTTGATGGGCTAAGTCAGGCAGACCTTTCGCGTGTTGCGGACGAAGCAGCAAAAAGGACGTTGCTCGCAGGGCGTGACGGCGTGGAGACAGCGGATCTTTTCGCTGCGATCGCTGAGCGGAAGGCGGCGGCTCGTCGGTAA